A genomic window from Corynebacterium fournieri includes:
- the glfT1 gene encoding galactofuranosyltransferase GlfT1, which translates to MTALNPRGTTAAVIVTHRRVELLRHSLEQVVNQTHPVDWVIVVDNGAQEEVERLLQDLAGERAVYLPSRTNLGGAGGFAYGFLHALALGADAIWCADDDGRPKDEHVLEELYRTAAKHQLAEVSPVVANIDDPEKLAFPLRQGTTWHRRVDELEGDFLPQYASLFNGALISAAAMERIGVPDYRLFIRGDEVEYHRRLAQSGMKYGTALTTFYLHPDGSGEFHPIMGGRAHAQFPDNPTKRYFTYRNRGYIINQRGMKKMQLQEIVRFGWFFLLEKKDPKAFIEWLGLLRRGAKEDFRRP; encoded by the coding sequence ATGACTGCGCTGAATCCCCGCGGCACGACGGCCGCCGTGATTGTCACCCACCGCCGCGTTGAGCTGCTGAGGCATTCGCTCGAGCAGGTGGTGAACCAAACGCACCCGGTGGATTGGGTGATTGTGGTGGATAACGGCGCGCAGGAGGAGGTGGAGCGGCTGCTGCAGGACCTCGCGGGCGAACGCGCCGTCTACCTGCCTTCCAGGACCAATCTCGGCGGGGCGGGCGGCTTCGCGTACGGGTTCCTCCACGCGCTGGCGCTGGGCGCGGACGCGATCTGGTGCGCGGACGACGACGGCCGCCCGAAAGACGAGCACGTCCTTGAAGAGCTCTACCGAACCGCGGCGAAGCACCAGTTGGCGGAGGTCTCGCCTGTGGTGGCCAACATCGACGACCCGGAAAAACTCGCCTTCCCGTTGAGGCAGGGCACCACCTGGCACCGCCGCGTGGATGAGTTAGAAGGCGATTTCCTGCCCCAGTACGCCAGCTTGTTCAACGGCGCGTTGATCAGCGCGGCGGCGATGGAGCGCATCGGTGTACCGGACTACCGCCTGTTCATCCGCGGCGACGAGGTGGAGTACCACCGCCGCCTGGCACAAAGCGGTATGAAGTACGGCACTGCGCTGACCACCTTTTACCTACACCCGGATGGCTCGGGCGAGTTCCATCCCATCATGGGCGGCCGCGCGCACGCGCAGTTTCCGGACAACCCCACGAAGCGTTACTTCACGTACCGCAACCGCGGCTACATCATCAACCAGCGCGGCATGAAGAAGATGCAGTTGCAGGAGATTGTGCGCTTCGGCTGGTTCTTCTTGCTGGAGAAGAAGGACCCGAAGGCGTTTATCGAGTGGCTGGGGCTGCTTCGGAGGGGCGCGAAAGAGGACTTCCGGAGGCCTTAG
- a CDS encoding GtrA family protein, which translates to MASTSTLKQQLIPFLVIGVGCAVIDFGITYTLDVPLGWQRDVAKAVGWVFGTIAAYVLNSKFSFNAKINAKKASAVFVLYAVTFAVQLVLWRVTDAPLASLGLVNPWKNLVSFIIAQGVATVTNFELQRHWIFRESKASGSPLSRPSEAAPATR; encoded by the coding sequence GTGGCATCCACTTCTACCCTGAAACAGCAGCTCATCCCGTTCTTGGTCATCGGCGTCGGCTGCGCCGTGATCGACTTCGGCATCACCTACACCCTGGACGTGCCGTTGGGGTGGCAGCGCGACGTTGCCAAGGCCGTCGGCTGGGTCTTCGGCACCATCGCCGCCTACGTGCTCAACTCCAAGTTCTCCTTCAACGCCAAGATCAACGCGAAGAAGGCCAGCGCCGTGTTCGTGCTCTACGCGGTGACCTTCGCGGTCCAGCTGGTTCTGTGGAGGGTGACGGATGCCCCTTTGGCGTCGTTAGGCTTGGTGAACCCGTGGAAGAACCTCGTCTCCTTCATCATCGCCCAAGGCGTGGCCACCGTGACCAACTTCGAGCTGCAGCGCCACTGGATCTTCCGCGAATCTAAGGCCTCCGGAAGTCCTCTTTCGCGCCCCTCCGAAGCAGCCCCAGCCACTCGATAA